The following proteins are co-located in the Chaetodon auriga isolate fChaAug3 chromosome 23, fChaAug3.hap1, whole genome shotgun sequence genome:
- the slc19a2 gene encoding thiamine transporter 1, with the protein MLCESNMPLVYPTLLLCVYGFFSNLRPSEPFLTAYLMGPDKNLTETQVVNEIYPIWTYSYLVLLFPIFLATDYLCYKPVLVLQATSLVVTYVMLLKVQGLLAMQLLEFFFGLATASEVAYYSYIYSVVEPAHYQRVTGYCRSITLFGSAAGCLIGQLLLSVAKVELIHLVIITLSSASVAFVAPWLLPMPKRSLFFHSPGVAKERPQSNSAALLEKAEDSESKVPLNTQDASVTSKSTEAGSRSSGLVDVLKMLFRDFLQCYRSRPLLAWSLWWALATCGYFQVINYAQALWENIRPSHDYEIYNGYVETLSTLLGALAALLVGYLPVCWALWGELALCILSLLMAVCVFVMDTLKNIWVCYSSYVIFRATYMLLITVATYQIAASLNMQRYALVFGVNTFMALLLQSLLTVVVVDSAGLGLDVFTQFFIYGGYFAVISLVFLLAGLCKLASRRRSKQEVLASSPEETESDSAPAGAASSR; encoded by the exons ATGCTGTGTGAGTCCAACATGCCTTTGGTCTACCCGactcttctgctctgtgtgtatgGCTTCTTTTCCAACCTCCGACCGTCGGAGCCTTTCCTCACCGCCTATCTCATGGGACCGGACAAGAACCTGACAGAGACTCAG GTTGTCAATGAGATCTATCCAATATGGACGTATTCCTACCTGGTGTTGCTGTTCCCCATCTTCCTGGCCACTGACTACCTCTGTTACAAGCCTGTATTGGTCCTACAGGCCACCAGTTTGGTTGTCACCTATGTTATGCTGCTGAAGGTGCAGGGCCTGCTGGCCATGCAGCTCCTGGAGTTCTTCTTCGGGCTGGCCACAGCCTCGGAGGTGGCCTACTACTCCTACATCTATAGCGTGGTGGAGCCGGCACACTACCAGAGAGTGACAGGCTACTGCCGCAGCATCACCCTGTTTGGATCCGCTGCTGGATGTCTGATCGGTCAGCTCCTGCTCTCCGTGGCCAAAGTCGAGCTGATCCACCTTGTCATCATCACCCTGTCGTCGGCCAGCGTGGCCTTTGTTGCTCCCTGGTTGCTTCCCATGCCCAAGAGGAGCTTGTTCTTTCACAGTCCGGGAGTAGCAAAGGAGAGGCCACAGAGCAACAGCGCAGCACTGCTGGAGAAGGCCGAGGATTCAGAGAGCAAAGTGCCTCTGAACACTCAGGACGCCTCCGTG ACATCCAAGTCCACAGAGGCAGGAAGCCGCAGCAGTGGTCTTGTGGACGTGTTGAAGATGCTGTTTCGTGACTTCCTGCAGTGCTACAGATCTCGCCCTCTGCTGGCGTGGTCGCTGTGGTGGGCTCTGGCTACCTGCGGCTACTTCCAGGTCATCAACTACGCTCAAGCACTGTGGGAGAACATCCGTCCGTCCCATGACTATGAAATCTACAATGGCTACGTAGAGACGCTGTCCACACTGCTGG GTGCTCTGGCAGCTCTGCTGGTGGGCTACCTGCCTGTGTGCTGGGCTCTGTGGGGCGAGCTGGCACTGTGCATCCTCTCCCTGCTGATGGCCGTGTGCGTGTTTGTCATGGACACACTGAAGAACATCTGGGTGTGCTACAGCTCATACGTCATCTTCAGAGCCACATACATGCTGCTCATCACTGTGGCCAC ATACCAGATCGCGGCCAGTCTCAACATGCAGCGCTACGCCCTGGTGTTCGGAGTGAACACCTTcatggctctgctgctgcagtcccTGCTCACCGTGGTGGTGGTGGACTCGGCTGGCCTCGGCCTCGACGTCTTCACTCAG TTCTTCATCTATGGGGGATACTTTGCCGTCATCTCTTTGGTCTTCCTCCTCGCCGGGCTTTGCAAGTTGGCCTCCAGGAGGCGCTCCAAGCAGGAGGTCCTGGCCAGCAGCCCAGAAGAAACTGAGTCAGACTCTGCTCCAGCCGGTGCTGCCAGCTCCCGCTGA
- the arl6ip6 gene encoding ADP-ribosylation factor-like protein 6-interacting protein 6, translating to MPRSAPDVDASRESFGRSHWSQDTTLERTESHSVSPVVTSMSGEGHGGSTTRRFTSRKGPKLWSVAVLSALASAAAVAAVGCFCALIYPILRELRAARVREQDGAELRMLGFWSILVLSAFAGCICCVFSWTLTYLDSHQPGMGLPTLAHFRHASSHGFHMGYGVAVLNGVMAMLTIIWCLT from the exons ATGCCGAGGAGTGCGCCTGACGTGGACGCTTCAAGAGAAAGTTTCGGTCGCTCACACTGGTCGCAGGATACAACGTTAGAGCGGACAGAATCTCATTCTGTGAGCCCCGTGGTGACCAGCATGTCTGGGGAGGGACACGGTGGGAGTACGACGCGGCGGTTCACCTCCCGGAAAGGCCCCAAGCTGTGGTCCGTCGCCGTGTTATCAGCGCTGGCCTCTGCCGCCGCTGTGGCCGCTGTTGGCTGTTTCTGCGCTCTCATCTACCCGATACTCAGAG AGCTGCGGGCagcgagagtgagagagcaggaTGGGGCTGAATTGAGGATGCTGG gtttctGGAGTATCCTGGTGCTGTCAGCATTCGCAGGATGTATCTGCTGTGTCTTCTCATGGACTCTCACCTACCTTGACTCGCATCAGCCTGGCATGGGGTTACCAACACTGGCCCACTTCAG ACATGCATCTAGCCATGGTTTCCACATGGGCTACGGTGTTGCCGTCCTTAATGGCGTCATGGCCATGCTCACCATCATCTGGTGCCTCACCTGA
- the arhgap1 gene encoding rho GTPase-activating protein 1: protein MSSELLVDLGEDPATTQLGQLKLATIEDQQWPADESTFSKSETDISQQFNAGSPHLPWDHPFYDIARHQIIEVAGDDNFGRKVIVFNACRMPPQHQLDHQKLLMYLKGTLDQYVESDYTLIYFHHGLTSENKPSLSWLRDAYREFDRKYKKNIKALYIVHPTMFIKTLLILFKPIISFKFGRKINYVSYLSELEDVVKCEQLLIPARVKEYDNKLRASMKPTTQPPMSPPRSPPLPNQVFGVPLPLLRQRSPDGDRVPVVMRDTISFLSEQGLEIEGIFRRSANVTLVKEVQLKYNSGATVDFREMEDVHLAAVILKTFLRELPEPLLTYQLYNDIVNFASVPSDSQVTVMKTLVESLPEENYASLRYLITFLAQVSANSEVNKMTNSNLAVVFGPNLLWGRDNAMSLSAIGPINNFIRTLLDQQHLVFT from the exons atgtcgTCGGAGCTGCTCGTAGATTTGGGTGAAGACCCTGCGACCACACAGTTGGGACAGCTGAAGCTGGCCACGATTGAGGACCAGCAGTGGCCCGCTGATGAGTCTACCTTCAGTAAATCAG agacaGACATCTCCCAGCAGTTCAATGCTGGCTCTCCTCACTTGCCCTGGGACCATCCCTTCTATGACATCGCCAGGCATCAGATCATTGAAGTGGCAG gtgatgATAACTTTGGCAGGAAGGTTATCGTGTTCAATGCCTGCAGGATGCCTCCACAGCATCAACTGGACCATCAGAAGCTGCTGAT gTATCTTAAAGGAACGCTGGATCAGTACGTTGAAAGCGACTACACTCTGATCTATTTCCATCATGGGCTGACCAGTGAAAACAAACCGTCGCTCAGCTGGCTACGAGACGCATACAGGGAGTTTGACAGAAA GTACAAGAAGAACATCAAGGCTCTGTACATCGTCCATCCCACCATGTTTATCAAGACCCTGCTGATCCTCTTCAAGCCTATCATCAG tTTTAAGTTTGGCAGGAAGATCAACTATGTGAGCTACCTGAGTGAGCTGGAGGACGTGGTGAAGTGTGAGCAGCTGCTCATCCCGGCCCGTGTCAAAGA GTACGACAACAAGTTGAGAGCTTCGATGAAGCCGACCACCCAGCCTCCCATGTCTCCTCCTCGcagccctcccctccccaaCCAGGTGTTCGGGGTGCCACTCCCATT GCTCAGACAGAGGAGCCCAGATGGTGACCGCGTTCCTGTGGTCATGAGAGACACCATCAGCTTCCTTTCAGAGCAAG GTTTGGAGATTGAGGGCATCTTCAGACGGTCTGCCAATGTGACTCTGGTGAAGGAGGTCCAGCTCAAATACAACTCAG gtGCGACGGTGGATTTCCGAGAGATGGAGGACGTTCACTTGGCCGCTGTGATCCTGAAGACGTTCCTCAGGGAGCTGCCTGAGCCCCTGCTGACCTACCAGCTCTACAACGACATCGTCAACTTCGCCT CTGTACCCAGTGACAGCCAGGTGACAGTCATGAAGACCCTGGTGGAGTCACTGCCGGAGGAGAACTATGCATCACTGCGGTACCTCATCACGTTCCTGGCACAG gTATCAGCCAACAGTGAAGTGAATAAGATGACCAACAGCAACCTGGCTGTGGTGTTTGGTCCTAACCTGCTGTGGGGCCGGGACAACGCCATGTCCCTCAGCGCCATTGGGCCAATCAACAACTTCATCAGGACCCTGCTAGACCAGCAGCATCTGGTCTTCACCTAA